One window of the Camelus dromedarius isolate mCamDro1 chromosome 15, mCamDro1.pat, whole genome shotgun sequence genome contains the following:
- the DRC1 gene encoding dynein regulatory complex protein 1 isoform X2 yields MAAMCQRRKWTSLMEALGEYLDGKKESEEDQSKSYKQKEESRLKLAKLLLCGTELVTNIQVAADIREIHRRVEEEEIKRQRLEKLENEVKTSQDKFDEITVKWEEGKQKRIPQELWEMLNAQQVHCAGLIEDKNKLINELQQELKTKDDQYVKDLKKQSDDICLLLERMEEQVKNVMKSFRQELYHIEKAFETERQELLTSNKKKWERALQTHNARELEYLMNRIKRVEDYEKQLNKQRIRDCEEYNSIKIKLEQDVQILEQQLQQMKATYQLNQEKLEYNFQVLKKRDEESTVIKSQQKRKINRLHDVLINLRSKYNKQVKLFQEENRSLTSDYKRLVTQFKELQKAMRHFAVIDDKQFQEIWLMNEEEAKDLISRAFDVDRIIHMQHLGLPWTAPDFWFLRNVGPISQQQKSATQILEEVLMQAEEEGTEESESESYLDLPKQVSAKTTRKILMLLCDESGFLIEKKLLGLLLPLEKDECYMLRLDAIFSALGIENEDDLYKLVNFFLKYQAHHLPPPQEQTSLISASETVEQLVLQGVKSGSLAEGEPQEQEPPPSPRLIHPNDVLKILEAFVMGLRKPRDFQVPVKLLKVVRDDSKDSEYWKALTTVIPSTKQNLWDALYTALEKYHLVLTQRAELLVENQCLERQNTELLQLLQQYLDSRINSELQVPPTQVFRVPTK; encoded by the exons ATGGCCGCCATGTGCCAGAGGAGAAAGTGGACCTCCCTGAT GGAAGCGCTTGGAGAATATTTAGATGGGAAGAAGGAGAGTGAGGAAGATCAAAGCAAGAGCtacaaacagaaagaagaaagcagactg AAATTGGCTAAACTGCTGCTCTGTGGCACTGAGTTGGTGACAAATATCCAGGTAGCTGCAGATATCAGAGAGATCCACAGGAGAGTCGAGGAAGAGGAGATAAAGCGTCAGCG ACTTGAAAAGCTGGAGAACGAGGTCAAGACCAGCCAGGACAAATTTGATGAGATCACTGTCAAGTGGGAGGAGGGCAAACAGAAGAGAATCCCCCAGGAGCTGTGGGAGATGCTCAATGCCCAGCAGGTGCACTGCGCTGGGCTGATAGAAGATAAGAACAAGCTGATCAATGAGTTACAGCAG gagttaaaaacaaaagatgacCAGTACGTGAAGGATTTGAAAAAGCAGTCAGATGACATTTGCCTGCTCCTGGAGCGGATGGAAGAGCAAGTGAAGAATGTGATGAAAAGCTTTCGCCAGGAGCTCTATCACATTGAG AAAGCATTTGAGACAGAGCGACAAGAGCTGCTGACCAGTAATAAGAAGAAGTGGGAGCGAGCCCTGCAGACTCACAACGCCAGGGAG CTCGAATATCTCATGAACCGCATCAAGAGGGTAGAGGACTACGAGAAGCAGCTCAACAAGCAGAGGATCAGGGACTGCGAAGAGTACAACTCGATCAAGATCAAGCTGGAGCAGGATGTGCAG ATTCTTGAGCAACAGCTTCAGCAAATGAAAGCAACTTATCAGCTAAACCAAGAGAAGTTAGAGTACAACTTCCAGGTGCTGAAGAAAAGAGATGAAGAGAGCACAGTGATCAAATCCCAGCAGAAGAGGAAGATCAACCG CCTGCATGATGTTCTTATCAATCTGAGATCAAAATATAACAAGCAGGTAAAGCTGTTTCAGGAGGAGAACCGGTCACTAACGTCAGACTACAAACGCCTTGTGACGCAGTTCAAGGAGCTGCAGAAAGCCATGAG GCACTTTGCTGTTATTGATGACAAGCAGTTTCAGGAGATTTGGCTGATGAATGAAGAGGAGGCAAAGGATCTGATAAGCAGAGCCTTTGATGTGGACAGGATCATCCATATGCAACATCTGGGGCTCCCCTGGACAGCACCTGACTTCTGGTTCCTGAGGAACGTGGGGCCGATTTCTCAGCAGCAGAAGTCGGCCACACAAATCTTAGAAGAAGTGCTGATGCAAGCAG AAGAGGAGGGCACAGAGGAGTCCGAATCAGAGTCTTACCTGGACCTGCCAAAGCAAGTTTCAGCGAAAACTACCCGAAAGATCTTGATGCTCCTGTGTGACGAGTCG GGCTTCCTCATAGAGAAAAAGCTGCTGGGCCTTCTCCTGCCCCTGGAGAAGGACGAGTGTTACATGCTGAGGCTGGATGCCATCTTCTCA GCCCTTGGAATTGAAAATGAGGATGACTTGTATAAACTGGTGAACTTCTTCCTCAAATACCAAGCTCATCACTTACCTCCCCCCCAG GAGCAAACCAGCCTGATCTCAGCATCGGAGACAGTGGAACAGCTGGTCCTCCAGGGAGTGAAGTCAGGGAGCCTTGCAGAAGGAGAGCCACAAGAGCAGGAGCCCCCGCCTTCTCCCAGGCTCATCCACCCCAATGACGTCCTCAAGATTCTGGAGGCCTTTGTCATGGGTCTGAGGAAGCCCAG GGACTTTCAGGTACCAGTGAAGTTGCTGAAGGTTGTGCGCGATGACTCAAAGGACTCCGAGTACTGGAAGGCCCTGACCACGGTTATCCCTTCCACCAAGCAGAACCTCTGGGATGCCCTCTACACGGCCTTGGAGAAATACCA